The genomic segment GGACGGCAACAGGGCGGCCGCGACCATTCCGGCGCCGAACGCCACGATCCCGGCCGCGAGCGGGCTGCCCTGTGTCTGCCGTTTGACCCGCTCCGGGGTCGCGCGCACGGAGGCTCCCGCGTGCTCGGCGCCCTCCCGTACGGAGGCGCCCGCGTGCTCCGCGCCGTCGCGCACCGTGCCGCCCACGTGCGCGGTGGACTCGGCGACGTGGTGAGCGCCGCCTGACACGCTTCGGCCGGTTCCGCTCGCCACACCCATCACGCGCTCCTTCGCTCCGGTCAGCCGGTGCCGGGCCGCGCCGGCCTTGCGCCGGGCGACTCTCCCCGGTACCACCTTCTCCGCCAGGGCATCCACATCGCGTGCCAGATGCGCCCGGGTCCGTTCGACGTCCGTGCTCAGCTCGTCGGGTGCTTTGCCCATCGGGCATCCTCCTTCAGTGTGTCCATGGTCCGTTCCGGCTTGAGGCGCACCGTCCGTAGACGTTTGCGGCCGGTGACGAGGAGAATCGCCCCGGCGATCGCCCACACACCCGTCACGATCAGAGCGGCCCAGGCCAGGTCGACCACATGGGAGAGGGCGAAGATCACGGTCAGGCTGCCGAGCAGGAGTACGAGATGCCCGGCGTAACC from the Streptomyces sp. AM 4-1-1 genome contains:
- a CDS encoding phage holin family protein; this encodes MTTSRLEATGSSRVRPAEPPVEPSADPSVDQSVGDLVGEISKDLSQLVREEIELAKSEIKQESAKAGKAAGMLAGAGYAGHLVLLLGSLTVIFALSHVVDLAWAALIVTGVWAIAGAILLVTGRKRLRTVRLKPERTMDTLKEDARWAKHPTS
- a CDS encoding DUF3618 domain-containing protein; translation: MGKAPDELSTDVERTRAHLARDVDALAEKVVPGRVARRKAGAARHRLTGAKERVMGVASGTGRSVSGGAHHVAESTAHVGGTVRDGAEHAGASVREGAEHAGASVRATPERVKRQTQGSPLAAGIVAFGAGMVAAALLPSTSADERVGRELRAHSDELLQPVKQSAQDVRDELRGPASEAVDSVKGSARDAARTTGEQARDSGRSAAGGLRDVGQDAVRDTRDAASGNSGGG